The nucleotide window GTACGGGGCAGAGAGAGGACACCTCGGTATTGTGTGAGCTGAGCTTTGGGAGGTATGTGGAGCATGGTGGCGcatactcccccccccctccccgacagcacttgggagacagagatagaaggatctctgtgagtttgaggccagcctggtctacagagtgaattctaggacagttaGGATTACAtagaccctgtccaaaaacaaacaaacaaacaaacaaaaaaccctaaaaataaacatgaagacAGACTTGGGGATACAGATGATGATGGGCCTATCTCAAGGGTCTTACTTGGAGGTAGGACGGCTGACTGcccttttgtgtgttttttttcagaAGTGGTATTGGGCGGGGGCAGAGGTTTTGAAATCCATTTGTAGGTTCTTGGCCTGGcctgccctccagcccccacttccTGTGGTTGGAGGGGTGGAAGGCACCCGGTCGGGCTTTGCCCTCAGAAGGGACAAGgtagggttgtgtgtgtgtgttgtgagcaGAATGTTTGGGTAACATTCCCAGCTCTGCTGGGGCCTCTCTGAGTTACAGAGCACACCTCAGGAGGTGGGCAGAGCAGAGATGAGGGCTGGCAGCCAGGGAAGGGCAGGGCTGCCCCGTGGAGGAGCCGCTGGCCTTGGGAGAACAGCCCTGGGTGCTGGGCAGGCATGGCCGCCCTGTGCTTTTCATGGGCAGCTCTGTGTGTCGCGGAGCCTTTCTCCCCTTGGAGAGGCTCTGCTATTTTCGGAGGAGATTGTTCCTTCTCAGGGtgttgtcctcctccttccttccctgcccttcCTAGCCTGCAGGCAGGGAGTGATCACAGGGTTGCTGTGGCTGGTGGTGGGCCAGCGGGGCAGCCTTAGTGACCAGAAGGCCGCCGTGGCCCTGCCCAGCGCTCCCCCCCAGCCCCTCTGCTGTGGCTGTTCCACGGGAGGCCCTTCTGGCTGTGGGACAGATGATGTAAAGGTGGGGGGacagggcaggcagtggtggtgtgggTATGTTGTCCCAGCAGCGTGACCGTTAGCACCGATGCCTTCCCCCAGACTGTCCACATCTTCTGGTGTGAGCAGCAGACGCAGGGACCCCAGCAGTCAGCTGCGGGGCATGTGGAGTGTCCAGAGAGAGAGCTCTGCTCTTTCcggcttgctggcttgctctgtgGGCCTCAGCCTGGGCTTAGACCGGATCAGACACAGGCTTGCTCCTGTCTTGTCTAAGGAGTGAGGGACCAAGATCCTCAAGATTTGCCACACCAGGGAAATCTGAGTTTCCCTCCTAGACCCCTCTCGTGAGACAAGAGAGTAGGCCTCACCCTGAGAAGATGGGGAGGTGGCAAGGCTGGATCCCCACAGCCCTGCCCACAGGTGGTGCCAGGCCCCAGAGAAGAGAAGACCTGGGTCTCCATGTACTCCTACATCTTGAAGGTCTGCATGTGAGGGCTGAATAGTAGTTGGAAGGCATGCTCCCAAAGTCATGGGGCTCCCTTTGGCCCATGTATCACCTAAAATTTCTAGAACCCTGCTTAAGAGTGAATCTAGTGGCCCCGGGACCAAGGCAGGCCCCCACTGTAGGAAGGAAACAGGTGTATCGTGAGAGTGAATTGCTTTTGCAGACTCAGTTGGTTTGGATACTGGGTCTGCTGCGATCATGCTGGTAAATAGGCTAGTCATGTGCGACACTCGCTGGAATCTGTTTCCTTATTTGTAGACTGTTGGAAAAGCTACCTGACCTACCCAGAGGAGCTTAGGGTAAGGCTGAGCAAACAGCCAGGCCCTCCTCAGGGAGTGGCAGCTTATGGGATTGCTGTCGGGCAGAGTAGACTGGTGTGTGGGCTGAGCTTGAGGTCTTATCTTCAGTGCTTACCTTTTGCCAAGGTAGCCAGCGTCCATGAGTAGGGACCTTGGGATGAGAGGGGTCCCTTTGCCTGGggtcacttcctcttccacaccTGGTGTTCACTGCGTTATTTCTGTCACACAGGGCTGAGAACTACTGGTGGCGTGGTCAGAACACCCGGACGCTGTGTGTGGGACCCTTCCCTCGAAATGTGGTGACCTCCGTGGCCGGCCTGTCGGCCCAGGACATCAGCCAGCCTCTACAGAACAGCTTTATCCACACGGGGCACGGTGACAGTGACCCCCGCCACTGCTGGGGATTCCCTGACAAGATTGATGAGTAAGTACCTGGACAGAGACACCGACCTGATCTGGTCCTGGGTTCCTGAGATGAGGGGCccctcaccacaccacacacaagctCTCATAGATCCCAAAGATGGCGCTGTCCGTTACTAAAAAGGTAAAGGCTGTAAGGAGGCTCTGAATTAAAGGGCTTGCTCAAAGCAAGCAGCACTAGGGGCCGGCAAAGAGCATCCCCAAAGTCATTCCCAAGGCCAGGGGTGGTtaaggccttaccttgttggccTTCCCAACCAAGTGGGGTCCCAGTTTTTCCTGTAGTGGGGAGCTTTGGGGCAGTGAGGTCACCTGCAGAAAGGGGTCACCACACCTTGATGCTCACACGTACTCCGGTTTCCTAACCCAGGCGTATACAGATGCTGGCCCTCCGGCCACGCACATGCGCACAGCCCTTCCCGTCCGTCCTCAGCTGCTTTTCTCGCTCACGACAGGCTGCCGGCCGCAGGGGCACAGAGGCAAGCTTTTCCCATCCCTGGGCCTTATTTATCACTTGTCCTCAGGGACCCTGCCTCTGGTGTGGCACTTGAACCACATACATGTCTGGATTGTGGTGTTTCTCCTCTGCCATTGTGCAGTGTGAttgcctcctcctgtcctctgggTCAGAGGGCGTGGGGGTCAGGTCCGGCACTGCATGCTGTCTCTGCAGAGGGGAGCCGCACGCTGCAGACCTCACGGCCCCGCACAGTGTGTTGCGGCTTTTACCTGAGAATAGATGTGCAGGTGTCTGGGACGCGCGTGAGCAGAGATCCTTTCTGCATTCTCGCTGCCTGCCCTCGCTCCCCGCTGCGGGTCCTCAGCCTTACCATCCTCCCGGGGCTCCGCACATCTTACTCACCTCTTGCTTTTGTGCCAGAAGGCCACCTACCAGACGAGAGTAGGCTCTGGAGCTGGGGTGGGACAAGGTGTCAGTGCCGGAGGAGGGCCCAGAGTGGCTGTGCGTGCCCAGGGGTGCACTGGGGCCgaggtgtgggggggaggggaggcgggggGGTGTGCAGGGTGCGTATTGCTGGGCCTCCAGCTTTCTCTCTTGCCCAGCACTGCCCTGTCACATCTGTGGGgccgtgtgtctgtctgtgcgtAGTTTTCCATTGTAAGTAAAACCAGGCTCAGGAAATCCCAAGGATGGACTCGTTTGTTGCTTGCTAAAAAGTTCCCTGTCACCCAACAGAGGAGGCACCACCTTCTGGCACACGGGGAGACACCTGCCTCCAAGCAGCGTTTTCCTTCAGGGGGTTCCAGAGTTCTGGAGCCCTGAACCTGTGAGGTCAGGTCTCATGTCTGTACAGGTCCAGGCAGGAGTGAGTTTGTTGCCCAGAAGTGGGCACAGGCCTGGGGGAACTTAGGGAGCAGCGTGCCTCCAGTCTGTCCCCAGAGCTCACtctgcttgtgtttgtgtgtgtgtgtgggggggggttgggattCACAGTCTCATTTAGGGAAAGAGACCACCGGGAGCCATCTGGGGAAAATACAGAATTAGGCACTTCACGGTACCTTGCCCACACCAGGTAGGCTGTCAGCTCTCCTGCTAGGGCTCCCTCCATGCCTCTGTGGCCCTTTCTCCAGCGGCCTCCTCCTGAGAGTGTGGTGAACTAGGCCTTTCTTCTCCCATACCCCACACTCCAGAACATCAGGCCCTTAGAGAGGGCTCTCCTTGGGTCCTCTGTCTCACAGGAACCAGGTAAGGGCCTGTGAAAgtgcagggaggggagaggaagggaggggaggccaGGCCCTCCCTGCAGAGGCCTGCACCCTCTGTCCCACTCCCGCTGTGCCTTAGCCAGCCCAGCCTCATTCTTCCAGGCTTTAATCAGCTTTGGTGACTTAAGTCCCAGATCCCAGATCCTGACCGTTAGCGGTTGGCGGTTGGCGTAGGGGCTGGGGTGAGTGGGGTGCCTGCCCGGCAGCTCTGCCTCCTCCCCGTTTCCTGTGGTTCAGCAGGAAGCTGCTTCCTGCCCACCCTCCTAGGGGCTGGCAGCAGGTGCTTCTCTCCCGTCTCCCAGGAGGGTCTGAAGAACAAGAGTATGCCAGCGGGTGTGCCCCTGTAAGGCACAGGCTTCTCAGCCTGGGTCAGGTGTGCATTCCCCTCGGGAGCCACCTCGGGTTGAAGGGACACTCGGTACCCCAGACCAGGAGTGTGGGAGCTTGTGTCTCAGCTTCCTCTCAAGTCCGCCTTCGTCTTTGCATTGTCCCCTGAACACTCAGGAAGgtttttttgctgctgctgtttctggccTGGCCTTAGGGAATGGGCCCCACATCCCTCTGCCAGAGCGTCTCTGCCAGCCCCGCCCTCCACCTTCTGACCTGGTTCTCTCCCAACAGACTGTATCTGGGAAACCCCATGGACCCTCCTGACCTGCTGAGTGTGGAGCTGAGCACCTCCCGACCCGCCCAGCATCTGGGAAGGGTGAAAAGTAAGAGCCCTAACTTCCATTCCTTGGTGTTCCCACCTCGCTGGCTGCCGAGGAGAGGTCCCTGCCTTGGTCCCCCCGAGCCTGCTGTTCTTCTCTGGGCACAGTTGGGTCAGAGCAGAAGGAGGGACAGCTGGTTCCCTGGCTCTGGCTAGGCGTGGGGTaggagaggagaggcagctgTATCCGCTGTatccgccgcagccgccgccgctgaGGTGGGGATCCTTGGGTTGGTCTACACTGGCCCTGCAGtctgcttcctccacctccttcctcaCCGGCCTGTTCAGATCCTGGCTCCCCTCACTTGCCTTAATCATGCTCCTCTCTGCCAGGCCaacaccccacaccccactctGGGCTCCATCTCTCAGCCAGGAGCCCCATCCACCTCCCAGGTCCCGTGCCTGTCACTCTGGAACGATGGTTCCATCctgcctccccatcccctcccaccgCCCAGCTTCAGTTGGGTTCTGTGCATTCGCTCACTCCtgttcacctctctctccctccctgtctctccctccccccccccttctcatCTCAACTCTTCCCTCTGTCGGGCTCTGTCTCCCGTCCCATCTCTGTCCTGCTTGGTCacctcctttctgcctcctctgtccGCATGGCCTTTCTTACAGGGGAGCCTCCACCTCGCCCACCTCAGCCTGCCATCTTCACTCAGAGTAAGTGGGGCTGCTCAGGATGCCTCGGCCCCcgcccctgccctccctctcctctcacttCTCCTCTTCTGGAAGGTACAGAGCCCCAGCGGCCGGCAGGGGAGGCGGGTGTGTGCTGTGAGCTTCTGCTGCTGATCTGGCCCGGCATGCCTGCCTCCCCCATCCGTACCCTCAGAGACGTGTGGTCCTGGGGTCCCCCCCCCTTGACCTTGCCCTGCTGTGGCTCGGCCAGCCTTACGCTCTTTCAGACCTGCAGAGGCGGTGTCTGGGATGTGGTGGAGGCTCTCAGGAGCTCTGTCCTTTGAGGGGAGCTCCCGTTGGCCCACCCCTGCTCTCACAGTGTGCCACCCTAGAGTCGGGGTGAGGGGTTACTAACCGGGGGCCCGGAGCAAGGAATTCAGGGCTCGCGTTAGGGAGGGGATATCAGAGACTGGCGTGAGTGGGGTGTGGCCTGCTCTCGCTTAGGTAGGGTCGGGGGTCCCTCCAGCCTGCATTGAGGGCAGAGAGCTGGCTCTGTCCGGTTTGAGCAGGGTCAGGTGTGCTCTCGGGTGCAGAGGCGAACCTGTAGGAGTTGGCAGTGCGGAGTTGGTGGGGAATTCTTGGTGTTCTTTTGCACATCTTACCTCCCCTCGTTGCCCGTTCACACCTGACACCATCTCCCCATCGGGGTCTCCCTTTTTTATCACAGAGCCGACATACGACCCTGTGAGTGAGGACCAAGACCCCCTGGCCAGCGACTTCAAGAGGCTGGGCCTGAGGAAGCCGGCCCTGCCCCGGGGGCTGTGGCTGGCGAAGCCCTCGGCCCGCGTGCCGGGCACCAAGGCAGCCCGCGgtggcgggggcggcggcgggggcgagGTCACGCTCATCGACTTCGGGGAGGAGCCCGCGGTCCCAGCCCCGCGGCCCTGTGCACCCTCCCTGGCACAGCTGGCCATGGATGCCTGCTCCCTGCTGGACAAGACGCCCCCCCAGAGCCCGACGCGGGCACTGCCCCGGCCCTTACACCCCACGCCCGTGGTAGACTGGGACGCTCGCCCGCTGCCCCCGCCCCCTGCCTACGACGAGGTGGCCCAAGATGAGGATGACTTTGAGGTCTGCTCCATCAACAGCACGCTCGTGGGCGCAGGGCTCCCTGCCGGGCCGAGCCAGGGCGAGACCAATTACGCCTTTGTGCCCGAGCAGGCGCAGGCGCAGCTGCCCCCTGCCCTGGAGGACAACCTGTTCCTTCCCCCGCAGGGTGGCGGCGCCAAGCCACCCAGCCTGGCCCAGACGGCGGAGATTTTCCAGGCCCTGCAGCAGGAGTGTATGCGGCAGCTCCAGGTCCCCGCTGGCCCGCTGACCCCCTCCCCTACCCCAGGAGGCGATGACAAGCCCCAGGTGCCACCCCGGGTGCCTATCCCCCCTCGGCCCACACGTCCACGTGTGGAGCTATCTCCGGCTCCCCCGGGTGAGGAAGAGGCGAGCCGGTGGCCTGGACCTGCCTCCCCTCCCCGAGTGCCTCCCCGGGAACCCCTGTCCCCTCAAGGTTCAAGGACCCCGAGCCCCCTTGTGCCGCCTGGCAGCTCTCCATTACCGCACCGGCTCTCCAGCTCGCCTGGAAAGCCCATGCCCACCACCCAGAGCTTCGCCTCCGACCCTAAGTATGCCACGCCACAAGTGATCCAGGCCCCCGGCCCGCGGGCTGGCCCCTGCATCCTGCCCATTGTCCGCGATGGCAGGAAGGTCAGCAGCACTCACTACTACCTGCTGCCCGAGCGCCCTGCTTACCTGGAGCGCTATCAGCGCTTCCTTCGGGAGACCCAGAGCCCCGAAGAGCCTGTGCCCCCCCTCCTGCTGCCCCCACCCAgtacccccgcccccgccgcccccactGCCACGGTCCGACCCATGCCTCAGGCTGCCCCAGACCCAAAGGCCAACTTCTCCACCAATAACAGCAACCCGGGGGCTCGGCCCCCGGCCCCGAGGGCCACCGCTCGGCTGCCGCAGAGGGGCTGCCCAGGGGATGGGCAAGAGGCTGCCCGGCCAGCAGACAAGATCCAGATGGTGAGTGCCAGGCTCACTTCAaggggggaagggcaggggtCTGAGGGACCCAGAGGAGTGGGCCCGAGTGGTGCTGATGGGCGGGTGTGCCCAGCTGCAGGCCATGGTGCATGGGGTGACCACAGAGGAGTGCCAGGCGGCCCTGCAGAGCCACAGCTGGAGCGTGCAGAGGGCTGCCCAGTATCTGAAGGTACCATCATTGCCTGCCTGCCCTGGCATTCAGGGGGCCCCGAAAGCTGGTTCTGCTGAACCTGACCCTCCCTGCTGACTCTTAAGCCCCTGTGCCCCGACTCTGGTCCGGGACCCCTTGCCCCTCCGCCCCGGGTGTCCCATGGCACCACTACCCTCTGCTCCTCAGGTGGAACAGCTCTTTGGGCTGGGTCTCCGGCCACGGGTGGAGTGCCACAAAGTGCTGGAGATGTTTGACTGGaacctggagcaagctggctgccACCTTCTGGGTTCCTGTGGCCCTGCCCACCACAAGTGAGTCCCATCCTCCGCAGGAGGGCTGTCCTCGGGGTGTCCCGCTGTTAGGAAAAGCCTGTCTACCCTCCTAAGAGCACACATAGGCAGGGAGTCCCCAGCTGGTAGGGGAGAGGGCAGGTGCAGGGCCCCAGAGGCGGGCTTTTCTCAAGAATGGAAGAATGGAGGAGTCACCTGGGCACCTGGTCGGTGCAGGCCGGCTTCCCGAGTGCCTAGCTGCCCACAAGCTTCACGATGGCTATTTAACCAAGTAGTTTTACCTCCTTTATCATATTTCTGTCTAACGTGCTGGTTTGTCCCGGGAGAACATCGCTCAGCGAATCAGGTGCTTGCTGtataagcttgaggacctgagttcgaatctccACACCTGTGTAAAATACGGGCATGTAACTTGAGCCATTGCTCTTACGGGAGAGCCCCAGAAGATtaggggccagctagcctggcatgcaGTAGCCAACAAATaacagagaccctgtcccaagaaGAAAGGCGAGGACCACCACCTGGGCTTGTCCTCCGACTTCTCCACACCCTCTGTGGCATGTGCAATGccgcagtcacacacacacacaccctctcactTCCATCTCCATGTATGTTAATGTTTTTGGAGGAATAAACATCCAAAGAAGACCTCATTGCTTGACTAAAAGTCTATATATGTGTACTCATATAAAATAAAGCACACAGATTAACAGTAATTGAAACCTTTATCAAGCCCCAAAGGGGTGAAATGGGCGGAAGTGAAGCCCGTATCATCCCAGGAAGCAAAATGCCACTGGGCGCTGGGAGG belongs to Peromyscus maniculatus bairdii isolate BWxNUB_F1_BW_parent chromosome 12, HU_Pman_BW_mat_3.1, whole genome shotgun sequence and includes:
- the Tnk2 gene encoding activated CDC42 kinase 1 isoform X17; protein product: MQPEEGTGWLLELLSEVQLQQYFLRLRDDLNITRLSHFEYVKNEDLEKIGMGRPGQRRLWEAVKRRKAVCKRKSWMSKVFSGKRLEAEFPPHQSQSTFRKPSPTPGGLAGEGTLQSLTCLISEKDLRLLEKLGDGSFGVVRRGEWDAPAGRTVSVAVKCLKPDVLSQPEAMDDFIREVNAMHTLDHRNLIRLYGVVLTPPMKMVTELAPLGSLLDRLRKHQGHFLLGTLSRYAVQVAEGMGYLESKRFIHRDLAARNLLLATRDLVKIGDFGLMRALPQNDDHYVMQEHRKVPFAWCAPESLKTRTFSHASDTWMFGVTLWEMFTYGQEPWIGLNGSQILHKIDKEGERLPRPEDCPQDIYNVMVQCWAHKPEDRPTFVALRDFLLEAQPTDMRALQDFEEPDKLHIQMNDVITVIEGRAENYWWRGQNTRTLCVGPFPRNVVTSVAGLSAQDISQPLQNSFIHTGHGDSDPRHCWGFPDKIDELYLGNPMDPPDLLSVELSTSRPAQHLGRVKKPTYDPVSEDQDPLASDFKRLGLRKPALPRGLWLAKPSARVPGTKAARGGGGGGGGEVTLIDFGEEPAVPAPRPCAPSLAQLAMDACSLLDKTPPQSPTRALPRPLHPTPVVDWDARPLPPPPAYDEVAQDEDDFEVCSINSTLVGAGLPAGPSQGETNYAFVPEQAQAQLPPALEDNLFLPPQGGGAKPPSLAQTAEIFQALQQECMRQLQVPAGPLTPSPTPGGDDKPQVPPRVPIPPRPTRPRVELSPAPPGEEEASRWPGPASPPRVPPREPLSPQGSRTPSPLVPPGSSPLPHRLSSSPGKPMPTTQSFASDPKYATPQVIQAPGPRAGPCILPIVRDGRKVSSTHYYLLPERPAYLERYQRFLRETQSPEEPVPPLLLPPPSTPAPAAPTATVRPMPQAAPDPKANFSTNNSNPGARPPAPRATARLPQRGCPGDGQEAARPADKIQMLQAMVHGVTTEECQAALQSHSWSVQRAAQYLKVEQLFGLGLRPRVECHKVLEMFDWNLEQAGCHLLGSCGPAHHKR
- the Tnk2 gene encoding activated CDC42 kinase 1 isoform X13, with the protein product MQPEEGTGWLLELLSEVQLQQYFLRLRDDLNITRLSHFEYVKNEDLEKIGMGRPGQRRLWEAVKRRKAVCKRKSWMSKVFSGKRLEAEFPPHQSQSTFRKPSPTPGGLAGEGTLQSLTCLISEKDLRLLEKLGDGSFGVVRRGEWDAPAGRTVSVAVKCLKPDVLSQPEAMDDFIREVNAMHTLDHRNLIRLYGVVLTPPMKMVTELAPLGSLLDRLRKHQGHFLLGTLSRYAVQVAEGMGYLESKRFIHRDLAARNLLLATRDLVKIGDFGLMRALPQNDDHYVMQEHRKVPFAWCAPESLKTRTFSHASDTWMFGVTLWEMFTYGQEPWIGLNGSQILHKIDKEGERLPRPEDCPQDIYNVMVQCWAHKPEDRPTFVALRDFLLEAQPTDMRALQDFEEPDKLHIQMNDVITVIEGRAENYWWRGQNTRTLCVGPFPRNVVTSVAGLSAQDISQPLQNSFIHTGHGDSDPRHCWGFPDKIDELYLGNPMDPPDLLSVELSTSRPAQHLGRVKREPPPRPPQPAIFTQKPTYDPVSEDQDPLASDFKRLGLRKPALPRGLWLAKPSARVPGTKAARGGGGGGGGEVTLIDFGEEPAVPAPRPCAPSLAQLAMDACSLLDKTPPQSPTRALPRPLHPTPVVDWDARPLPPPPAYDEVAQDEDDFEVCSINSTLVGAGLPAGPSQGETNYAFVPEQAQAQLPPALEDNLFLPPQGGGAKPPSLAQTAEIFQALQQECMRQLQVPAGPLTPSPTPGGDDKPQVPPRVPIPPRPTRPRVELSPAPPGEEEASRWPGPASPPRVPPREPLSPQGSRTPSPLVPPGSSPLPHRLSSSPGKPMPTTQSFASDPKYATPQVIQAPGPRAGPCILPIVRDGRKVSSTHYYLLPERPAYLERYQRFLRETQSPEEPVPPLLLPPPSTPAPAAPTATVRPMPQAAPDPKANFSTNNSNPGARPPAPRATARLPQRGCPGDGQEAARPADKIQMLQAMVHGVTTEECQAALQSHSWSVQRAAQYLKVEQLFGLGLRPRVECHKVLEMFDWNLEQAGCHLLGSCGPAHHKR
- the Tnk2 gene encoding activated CDC42 kinase 1 isoform X14, whose amino-acid sequence is MPAARRFPGLELSFPLLARLRRRLYTRLGSSSMQPEEGTGWLLELLSEVQLQQYFLRLRDDLNITRLSHFEYVKNEDLEKIGMGRPGQRRLWEAVKRRKAVCKRKSWMSKVFSGKRLEAEFPPHQSQSTFRKPSPTPGGLAGEGTLQSLTCLISEKDLRLLEKLGDGSFGVVRRGEWDAPAGRTVSVAVKCLKPDVLSQPEAMDDFIREVNAMHTLDHRNLIRLYGVVLTPPMKMVTELAPLGSLLDRLRKHQGHFLLGTLSRYAVQVAEGMGYLESKRFIHRDLAARNLLLATRDLVKIGDFGLMRALPQNDDHYVMQEHRKVPFAWCAPESLKTRTFSHASDTWMFGVTLWEMFTYGQEPWIGLNGSQILHKIDKEGERLPRPEDCPQDIYNVMVQCWAHKPEDRPTFVALRDFLLEAQPTDMRALQDFEEPDKLHIQMNDVITVIEGRAENYWWRGQNTRTLCVGPFPRNVVTSVAGLSAQDISQPLQNSFIHTGHGDSDPRHCWGFPDKIDELYLGNPMDPPDLLSVELSTSRPAQHLGRVKREPPPRPPQPAIFTQKPTYDPVSEDQDPLASDFKRLGLRKPALPRGLWLAKPSARVPGTKAARGGGGGGGGEVTLIDFGEEPAVPAPRPCAPSLAQLAMDACSLLDKTPPQSPTRALPRPLHPTPVVDWDARPLPPPPAYDEVAQDEDDFEVCSINSTLVGAGLPAGPSQGETNYAFVPEQAQAQLPPALEDNLFLPPQGGGAKPPSLAQTAEIFQALQQECMRQLQVPAGPLTPSPTPGGDDKPQVPPRVPIPPRPTRPRVELSPAPPGEEEASRWPGPASPPRVPPREPLSPQGSRTPSPLVPPGSSPLPHRLSSSPGKPMPTTQSFASDPKYATPQVIQAPGPRAGPCILPIVRDGRKVSSTHYYLLPERPAYLERYQRFLRETQSPEEPVPPLLLPPPSTPAPAAPTATVRPMPQAAPDPKANFSTNNSNPGARPPAPRATARLPQRGCPGDGQEAARPADKIQMVEQLFGLGLRPRVECHKVLEMFDWNLEQAGCHLLGSCGPAHHKR
- the Tnk2 gene encoding activated CDC42 kinase 1 isoform X2; this encodes MPAARRFPGLELSFPLLARLRRRLYTRLGSSSMQPEEGTGWLLELLSEVQLQQYFLRLRDDLNITRLSHFEYVKNEDLEKIGMGRPGQRRLWEAVKRRKAVCKRKSWMSKVFSGKRLEAEFPPHQSQSTFRKPSPTPGGLAGEGTLQSLTCLISEKDLRLLEKLGDGSFGVVRRGEWDAPAGRTVSVAVKCLKPDVLSQPEAMDDFIREVNAMHTLDHRNLIRLYGVVLTPPMKMVTELAPLGSLLDRLRKHQGHFLLGTLSRYAVQVAEGMGYLESKRFIHRDLAARNLLLATRDLVKIGDFGLMRALPQNDDHYVMQEHRKVPFAWCAPESLKTRTFSHASDTWMFGVTLWEMFTYGQEPWIGLNGSQILHKIDKEGERLPRPEDCPQDIYNVMVQCWAHKPEDRPTFVALRDFLLEAQPTDMRALQDFEEPDKLHIQMNDVITVIEGRAENYWWRGQNTRTLCVGPFPRNVVTSVAGLSAQDISQPLQNSFIHTGHGDSDPRHCWGFPDKIDELYLGNPMDPPDLLSVELSTSRPAQHLGRVKREPPPRPPQPAIFTQKPTYDPVSEDQDPLASDFKRLGLRKPALPRGLWLAKPSARVPGTKAARGGGGGGGGEVTLIDFGEEPAVPAPRPCAPSLAQLAMDACSLLDKTPPQSPTRALPRPLHPTPVVDWDARPLPPPPAYDEVAQDEDDFEVCSINSTLVGAGLPAGPSQGETNYAFVPEQAQAQLPPALEDNLFLPPQGGGAKPPSLAQTAEIFQALQQECMRQLQVPAGPLTPSPTPGGDDKPQVPPRVPIPPRPTRPRVELSPAPPGEEEASRWPGPASPPRVPPREPLSPQGSRTPSPLVPPGSSPLPHRLSSSPGKPMPTTQSFASDPKYATPQVIQAPGPRAGPCILPIVRDGRKVSSTHYYLLPERPAYLERYQRFLRETQSPEEPVPPLLLPPPSTPAPAAPTATVRPMPQAAPDPKANFSTNNSNPGARPPAPRATARLPQRGCPGDGQEAARPADKIQMLQAMVHGVTTEECQAALQSHSWSVQRAAQYLKVEQLFGLGLRPRVECHKVLEMFDWNLEQAGCHLLGSCGPAHHK
- the Tnk2 gene encoding activated CDC42 kinase 1 isoform X9; this encodes MPAARRFPGLELSFPLLARLRRRLYTRLGSSSMQPEEGTGWLLELLSEVQLQQYFLRLRDDLNITRLSHFEYVKNEDLEKIGMGRPGQRRLWEAVKRRKAVCKRKSWMSKVFSGKRLEAEFPPHQSQSTFRKPSPTPGGLAGEGTLQSLTCLISEKDLRLLEKLGDGSFGVVRRGEWDAPAGRTVSVAVKCLKPDVLSQPEAMDDFIREVNAMHTLDHRNLIRLYGVVLTPPMKMVTELAPLGSLLDRLRKHQGHFLLGTLSRYAVQVAEGMGYLESKRFIHRDLAARNLLLATRDLVKIGDFGLMRALPQNDDHYVMQEHRKVPFAWCAPESLKTRTFSHASDTWMFGVTLWEMFTYGQEPWIGLNGSQILHKIDKEGERLPRPEDCPQDIYNVMVQCWAHKPEDRPTFVALRDFLLEAQPTDMRALQDFEEPDKLHIQMNDVITVIEGRAENYWWRGQNTRTLCVGPFPRNVVTSVAGLSAQDISQPLQNSFIHTGHGDSDPRHCWGFPDKIDELYLGNPMDPPDLLSVELSTSRPAQHLGRVKKPTYDPVSEDQDPLASDFKRLGLRKPALPRGLWLAKPSARVPGTKAARGGGGGGGGEVTLIDFGEEPAVPAPRPCAPSLAQLAMDACSLLDKTPPQSPTRALPRPLHPTPVVDWDARPLPPPPAYDEVAQDEDDFEVCSINSTLVGAGLPAGPSQGETNYAFVPEQAQAQLPPALEDNLFLPPQGGGAKPPSLAQTAEIFQALQQECMRQLQVPAGPLTPSPTPGGDDKPQVPPRVPIPPRPTRPRVELSPAPPGEEEASRWPGPASPPRVPPREPLSPQGSRTPSPLVPPGSSPLPHRLSSSPGKPMPTTQSFASDPKYATPQVIQAPGPRAGPCILPIVRDGRKVSSTHYYLLPERPAYLERYQRFLRETQSPEEPVPPLLLPPPSTPAPAAPTATVRPMPQAAPDPKANFSTNNSNPGARPPAPRATARLPQRGCPGDGQEAARPADKIQMAMVHGVTTEECQAALQSHSWSVQRAAQYLKVEQLFGLGLRPRVECHKVLEMFDWNLEQAGCHLLGSCGPAHHKR
- the Tnk2 gene encoding activated CDC42 kinase 1 isoform X12, yielding MGERSAYQRLAGGEEGPQRLGSSSMQPEEGTGWLLELLSEVQLQQYFLRLRDDLNITRLSHFEYVKNEDLEKIGMGRPGQRRLWEAVKRRKAVCKRKSWMSKVFSGKRLEAEFPPHQSQSTFRKPSPTPGGLAGEGTLQSLTCLISEKDLRLLEKLGDGSFGVVRRGEWDAPAGRTVSVAVKCLKPDVLSQPEAMDDFIREVNAMHTLDHRNLIRLYGVVLTPPMKMVTELAPLGSLLDRLRKHQGHFLLGTLSRYAVQVAEGMGYLESKRFIHRDLAARNLLLATRDLVKIGDFGLMRALPQNDDHYVMQEHRKVPFAWCAPESLKTRTFSHASDTWMFGVTLWEMFTYGQEPWIGLNGSQILHKIDKEGERLPRPEDCPQDIYNVMVQCWAHKPEDRPTFVALRDFLLEAQPTDMRALQDFEEPDKLHIQMNDVITVIEGRAENYWWRGQNTRTLCVGPFPRNVVTSVAGLSAQDISQPLQNSFIHTGHGDSDPRHCWGFPDKIDELYLGNPMDPPDLLSVELSTSRPAQHLGRVKKPTYDPVSEDQDPLASDFKRLGLRKPALPRGLWLAKPSARVPGTKAARGGGGGGGGEVTLIDFGEEPAVPAPRPCAPSLAQLAMDACSLLDKTPPQSPTRALPRPLHPTPVVDWDARPLPPPPAYDEVAQDEDDFEVCSINSTLVGAGLPAGPSQGETNYAFVPEQAQAQLPPALEDNLFLPPQGGGAKPPSLAQTAEIFQALQQECMRQLQVPAGPLTPSPTPGGDDKPQVPPRVPIPPRPTRPRVELSPAPPGEEEASRWPGPASPPRVPPREPLSPQGSRTPSPLVPPGSSPLPHRLSSSPGKPMPTTQSFASDPKYATPQVIQAPGPRAGPCILPIVRDGRKVSSTHYYLLPERPAYLERYQRFLRETQSPEEPVPPLLLPPPSTPAPAAPTATVRPMPQAAPDPKANFSTNNSNPGARPPAPRATARLPQRGCPGDGQEAARPADKIQMLQAMVHGVTTEECQAALQSHSWSVQRAAQYLKVEQLFGLGLRPRVECHKVLEMFDWNLEQAGCHLLGSCGPAHHK